In Bradyrhizobium sp. WBOS07, the genomic window GGCGGAAGCGCGGCGGCTGCGCCTCATCGAGGTCATCAACACCATGTCGCGCTCGGTCGCCATGGAGATGGACCTGCGGCTGGAGGCGGCCGCGCTGTCGGAGATGGCGGAGAACACGCGCGACGATCCCGACTTCCGCGTGCCGACCGTCGACTGGGACCGCACCACGCACAACGTGTTGACGATGGAGTGGATCGACGGCATCGCGCTGAACGATCACAAGCGGCTGGAAGAGGCGCGCGTCGACCTGCCCGATCTCGGCCGCAAGGTGATCCAGAGCTTCCTGCGCCATGCGCTGCGCGACGGCTTCTTCCACGCCGACATGCATCCGGGCAATCTGTTCCTCGATGACGCCGGCCGTCTGGTCGCGGTCGATTTCGGCATCATGGGCCGGCTCGGCATGAAGGAGCGGCGCTTCCTCGCCGAAATCCTGCTCGGCTTCATCACCCGCGATTATCGCCGCGTCGCCGAGGTGCACTTCGAGGCGGGCTACGTGCCCGCGCATCACTCGGTCGAGAATTTCGCGCAGGCCATCCGTGCCATCGGCGAGCCGATCCACAACCGCACGGCGGAAGAGATCTCGATGGCGCGGCTGCTGGCGCTGCTGCTCGAGGTCACCGGCCTGTTCGACATGAGAACGCGGCCCGAGCTGATCCTGCTCCAGAAGACCATGGTCGTGGTTGAAGGCGTGGCGCGCGGCTTCGATCCCAAGCTCGACATCTGGAAGGTCGCCGATCCCGTCGTGCGCGAATGGATCGAGCGCAATCTCGGACCCGTCGGTCGGGTGCAGGGTGCGCTTGCCGGGACCGGAGACCTGGCGCGCGTGCTGATGCGCCTGCCTGAGATCGCCGAGCGGTCGGTGAAGGTGCTCGAGCAGCTCGAAGCCATGACGCGGGACGGCATCAGGCTGTCGCCGGAGAGCATCGCCGCGATGGGCCGTAGCGAGGGCCGCAAGAACCGTTGGCGCACCGTGGCGCTCTGGATCATCGCCGCGACCTTCATTGGAATCCTGATCGCCGTCCGGAATCTGTGATTGCATTGCAATCACTTGAATGATAGCATCGCTATCATTTCGTGCTGGAGGGCGCCGTGGCAAGCCTGACCATCCGCAAGCTCGACGACACCGTCAAAACCTATTTGCGGCTGCGCTCGGCCAAGAACCGCAGATCGGTCGAGGAGGAGGTCCGGGTCATCCTGCGGGAGCTGATCGAGGGCCGCGAGGAGCCGCTGACGCCGTTTTCGGCGCCGCCGGCCGCATCCGCCGCCCCGACGCCGCAGCGCACCGGCGCCGTTCCCGAAGCCAGCGTCACCCTGATCATCGGCGGCGGCATCGCCGCCTACAAGTCACTCGACCTGATCCGCCGGCTGAAGGAGCGCCGCATCGAGGTGCGCTGCGTGCTGACCAAGGCGGCACAGCAATTCGTCACGCCGCTGGCGGTGAGCGCGCTATCGCATGAGCGTGTCTATACCGACCTGTTCGACCCGCAGAGCGAGTTCGACGCCGGGCACATTCGCCTCGCGCGCGACTGCGACCTGATCGTGGTGGCACCGGCCACCGCCGACCTGATGGCGAAGATGGCCAATGGCCATGCCGACGATCTCGCCAGCGCCATCCTGCTCGCGACCAACCGCAAGGTGCTGCTGGCACCGGCGATGAATCCGCTGATGTGGAGCAATGCGGCCACGCGCCGCAATGTCACGCAGCTTCAGCGCGACGGCGTGGTGCTGTGTGGGCCCAATTCCGGCGAGATGGCGGAGGCGGGCGAGGCCGGCATCGGCCGGATGTCCGAGGCGATCGAGATCGCCAATGCCGCTGAACGGCTGCTGCGTCCGCCGGTGCCAAAGCCGCTCGCCGGCAAGCGCGTGCTGATCACCGCAGGCCCCACGCACGAGCCGATCGATCCGGTGCGCTACATCGCCAACCGCTCCTCGGGAAAACAGGGCTTTGCCATTGCCGCGGCCGCGCAGGCCGCCGGCGCCGAGGTGATCCTGGTGAGCGGCCCGGTCGATCTCGACGATCCCGCTGGCGTCACCGTCAAGCATGTCGAATCGGCGCGGGAGATGCTGGAGCAGGTGCAGGCCGCGTTGCCCGCCGACATCGCGATCTTCGCCGCCGCTGTCGCCGATTGGCGTGTCGCCAACGAGGGCGAGCAGAAGCTGAAGAAGACTTCCGCCGGCATGCCGCCGCTGCAGCTGGTCGAGAACCCCGACATCCTCGCCACGATCTCCAAGCTGACCGACAAGCGCCCGCCGCTGGTGATCGGCTTTGCCGCCGAGACCGAGCACCTCATCGACAACGCCAAAGCCAAATTCGCGCGCAAGGGCTGCGACTGGATCGTCGCCAACGACGTCTCTCCCACGACCGGCGTCATGGGCGGCGATCGCAACACGGTCCACCTGCTCAGCCGCAAGAACGGTGCGAAGGACGGCGAGATTACGGTTGATTCCTGGCCGGTGATGACCAAGGAACAGGTCGCCATCGAGCTGGTCGCGCATATCGCGAAAAGCGTGACCAAATCCCGGGAGCCGGCATCTTGAGCACTGAGATCACCGTCGAACTGCAGCAGCTGGCCCATGCCGAAGGCCTGCCGCTGCCGGCCTATCAGACCGCGGAAGCCGCCGGGCTCGATTTAATGGCGGCGGTGGCGGACGGCGCGCCCCTGACGCTCGCGCCGGGCCAATACGCGCTGGTGCCGACCGGGCTTGCGATCGCCTTGCCGCCCGCGCACGAGGCGCAGGTGCGGCCGCGCTCGGGACTGGCCGCCAAGCACGGCGTCACCGTGCTGAACTCGCCGGGCACGATCGACGCCGACTATCGCGGCGAGATCAAGGTGATCCTGATCAATCACGGCGCGGCACCGTTTGTGATCAAGCGCGGCGAGCGCATCGCCCAGCTGGTGATCGCGCCCGTGGTGCAGGCCGCGCTGGTTCCGGTCGCCACCTTGTCGGCCACCGATCGCGGCACCGGCGGCTTCGGCTCGACCGGGCGCTAGCGCGCGGCGATCCCAACCGAATCATCCGCAGAATCACGTGAGGCCGGAACACGCGCCCGGCATTTTTTCGGGACCGCTTTTACGTTCACGATCTGGACTCTTACCGGCGGAGTCACGGTGGGGGTATTGTCTTTTGATTCGCGCGCGACGGGGGTCGCCGCGCGCAAATTCGTGCGGTCTTGAACTCCGCGGTCTTGGGGCAACTATGTCAGGCGTGATCGGGTCGATGCGTCGGACGCTGCTGTCGTGCACATCGCTTGCGCGCAACGGCCTGTTGGGAGGCGCTCTCGCAGCGCTGCTGCCGGCTGCGCCGGCCGAGGCCGCCGACCTCATCGAAACCCTCTCCATCATGCTGGATTTCAACCGGCAGGAACTCGCGGTGCTCGCCACCGCGCTGGCGCTGCTCGGCTTCTCGGTGATGGCCGCGATCCTGCTGATGCGTACGCGGGTGCGCACGGCGAAAAACGAGGCGCGGCTGCGCGCCCGGATCGGGGAACTCCAGCTCCAGGCCGACCGCTTCGGCGCGCTGCTGTTCGCCGAGCCGCAGATTCTGATCTCCTGGCCGGCCGGCGACAATCGTGCCCAGATCTCCGGCGACATCTCGATGGTGCTGCCGCGCGATTCCTCGCCGCAACGCGTGCTCGCATTCGGAACCTGGCTGCCGCCGGAACCGGCACTGCAGATGGACCATGCCGTCGATGCCCTGCGTGACCGCGGCGACGGGTTCCAGCTGACGCTGAGCACCGCGCACGGCCATACGCTGGAAGCGATCGGCCGCGCCATCGGCGGCCAGGCCATCGTCCGGATTCGCGAACTCTCGGGGCTGCGGCGCGAGCTGGCCGAGACCAATCTGCGCTACAACGCGCTTTCCGACGAGACCGAGATGCTGCGCGGCTTTGCCGCCGCCGCACCCTGGCCGATCTGGGCCAAGGGCGAGAACGGCGCGCTGACCTACGCCAATCCGGCCTATGTCCGTGCGACCGAGGCGAACAGCGTCACTGATGCACAGGAGCGCAAGCTCGAGCTGCTCGACAGCGCCGACCGCAGCGCGATGGAGCGGGGCCTGAAGGAGGCGACCAATTTCAACGCGCGGCTGCCGATCGTGATCGGCGGCGAGCGCCGCATTTTCGACGTGCGCGCCGTCAATGTCGGCAGCGGCAGCGTCGGCGTCGCCATCGATGCCAGCGAGGCGGATGGGCTCAGCGCGGCACTGGTGCGGATGGCGGAGGCGCATCGGCGCACGCTCGACCAGCTCTCCTCCGGCGTTGCCGTGTTCGACGGCCAGCGCCGCCTTGCCTTCTACAACGATTCCTATCGCCGGCTGTGGGACCTCGACCGCAGCTTCCTCGACGCCAACCCTGACGATTCCAGCGTGCTCGACCAGCTTCGTGCCGCGCGCAAGCTGCCGGAGCAGCCGGACTTCCGGGCCTGGAAGGCCAAGCTGCACGAAGCCTATCGCGCGGTCGAGACCGCGAAGGAGACCTGGTATCTCCCCGACGGCCGCGCGCTCTCGGTCGTCACCACGCCGAACCCGGAAGGCGGCGTCACCTATCTGTTCGACGACGTCACCGAGAGCCTCGACCTCGCCCGCCGCTTCGACGGCCTGATCCGCGTCCAGCGCGAAACGCTGGACAGCCTCGCCGAGGGCGTCGCGGTGTTCGGCAGCAACGGCAAGGCACAGCTGTTCAACCCGGCCTTCGTCCGGATGTGGAAGCTGTCGAGCGATGCCATGCGCGACGAGCCGCACGTCCAGACCGTGGAAGCCTGGTGCCATCAGCTGTTCGACGACCCCGCGGTCTGGCGCCAGATTCGCGAGGCCATCACCTCGATCGAGAACCGCGCCGACGTCCCGCTCAAGCTGGAGCGCAAGGACGGCAGCGTGCTCGACGGCATGATCCGGCCGCTGCCCGACGGCGCCACCATGCTGACGTTCCAGGACATCACCGACACCGAGAACGTCGAGCGCGCGCTGCGCGAGCGCAACGAGGCGCTGGAGGCCGCCGACCAGATGAAGGTGGATTTCGTCCACCACGTCTCCTACGAGCTGCGCGCGCCCCTCACCACCATCATCGGCTTCGCGCATTTCCTCAGCGATCCCTCGACCGGGCCGCTGACGCCGAAGCAGGCCGAATATCTCGACTACGTCACCAAATCGACCAATGCGCTGCTCGCGCTCACCAACAACATCCTCGATCTCGCCACCATCGACGCCGGCGCGATGAAGCTGGAACTCGGGCAAGTCGACGTCAGCAAGGCCATCGAGCTCGCTGCCGAGGGCATCCAGGACCGGCTCGCCACCGACCGCATCCGCCTCAAGGTCGAGATCGCGCCCGATGTCGGCAGCTTCGTCGGCGACGAGAAGCGCGTGGTGCAGGTGCTCTATAACCTCCTCGCCAACGCCGTCGGGTTTTCTCCACAGGATTCCACCGTCGGCATCAGCGCGCGGCGCACCGAGCGCAGCGTGGTCTTCACCGTGACAGATTCCGGCCCTGGAATACCTGCCGACATGAAGGACAAGGTATTCAACTGGTTCGAAAGCCGCTCGCAGGGCTCGCGTCATCGCGGCGCCGGGCTCGGCCTGTCGCTGGTGCGCTCCTTCGTCGAGCTGCATGGCGGCAAGGTGCGGGTGGATTCGATCGTCGGCCGCGGCACGGTCGTGATCTGCGATTTCCCGACCGACCAGGCGGCGCATCGCGACGCCGCCGAATGACAGAACCCACCAAGCTCTCCGTCGCGCTCCACAACGAGACGGCCACCGCGCAATTGATGGCCGACCTCGCGCTGCTGGTCGGCCCCGGCGACGTCATCACGCTCACCGGCGATCTCGGCGCCGGCAAGACTGCGGCGGCGCGCAGCCTGATCCGCTACCTCGCCGGCGACGAAGAGCTGGAGGTGCCGAGCCCGACCTTCACGCTGGTGCAAGGCTACGAGCTGCCGCCCTTCCCGGTCCTGCATGCCGATCTCTACCGGGTCGAGGACGAGAGCGAGCTGGAGGAGATCGGGCTGTCGCCGCTGCCCGATGCCACGCTGGTCCTGATCGAATGGCCGGAGCGCGCGCCATCGGCGATGCCGCAGGACCGCATCGACATCGCGCTGACGCACCGGCCGGCGCTGGGATCGAGCGCACGCGCCGCCGACATCACCGGCTCCGGCAAGGGTGCGGCCGTCGTCGCGCGGCTGAAGGCGTTGCGCGAATTCCTCGACACGTCCGGCTACATGGATGCGACGCGCAGGCGCATGGCCGGCGATGCCTCGACCCGCTCCTACGCGCGGCTGCTACGCGACGACGAGAGCGTCATCCTCATGAACTCCCCGCAGCGCCCCGATGGCGCTGCGCTCTACAACGGAAAATCCTACAGCGCGGCCGTGCATCTCGCCGAGAACGTCACGCCCTTCGTCGCCGTCGACGAAGGCCTGCGTGCGCAGGGACTTTCGGCGCCCGCGATCCACCATTTCGACCTCGACCATGGCTTCCTGATCTCGGAGGATTTCGGCAGCGAAGGCGTGATCGAAGGCGATCCGCCGCGCCCGATCGTCGAGCGCTACGAGGTCGCGGCCGACGTGCTGGCGGCGCTGCACGGCAAGACGCTGCCGGAGACGCTGCCGCTCGACGGGCAGACCTATGCCATTCCCGTGTTCGACATCGAGGCGATGCTGATCGAGATCGGGTTGATGCCGGAATGGTATCTGCCCGACCGCAACGCAGCGCTGAGCGAGGCGGCACGCGCGGAGCTCTTCGCGATGTGGCGCGAGCTCTTGAAGAAGCCGCTGGCGGCACCGCGGACCTGGATCATCCGCGATTATCATTCGCCCAATCTGATCTGGCTCGGCAATCGCACCGGCATCGAGCGCGTCGGCGTGATCGATTTCCAGGACGCGGTGCTCGGGCCGCAATCCTACGACGTGGTGTCGCTGCTCCAGGACGCCCGCATCGACGTCCCCGAAAACATCGAGCTGACGCTGCTGTCGCGTTACATCAAGGCGCGCCGCGCAGCCGATGCCGGTTTTGATGCGGCCGGCTTCGCCGAACTCTACGCCATCATGTCGGCGCAGCGGAACACGCGCCTGCTCGGCACCTTCGCCCGCCTCAACCGCCGCGACGGCAAGCCGCATTATTTGCGCCACCAGCCGCGGATCTGGACCTATCTCCAGCGCTCACTGGCCCATCCCGCGCTGGGCGCCTTGCGCGACTGGTATCTCGCCAACGTCCCGCCGCCCCAAAGTCCGCCACAGGTCTAATTCGTGGCCCGATTTACCGGCCGTTAGCCAAGATGTCGCTATTCTGGCGCCGAGGGAGCCGGGAAACTACGGGCTGGAGCGAGGCAGATGGCGGCGAAAGCGGATCAGCGCGGCAACAGCCGGGTGATTTTCGAGCGCGGGATTCCGGCCCAGATGATGGGGATCGACGGGACCTGGCGGCGCGAATGCACCATGGAGGACGTCTCCGACAGCGGCGCCAAGCTGACCATCGACGGCTCGGTCGAGGGTCTGCATCTGAAAGAGTTCTTTTTGCTACTGTCGTCGACCGGCCTGGCCTACCGGCGCTGCGAGCTTGCCTGGCTCAATGGCGACCAGATCGGCGTCAATTTCCTCAAGGTGGGTGAGAAGAAGAAAAAGGTCCGTTCCACAGCCGTCGGGGCATGACGGCAACACCCGTCGTACAACCGTCACGGCCGTTGGCTAAGGCGGTCGAGATGCGATGCGGCCGATCGAACCTCGTGTTAGGATTGCTGCGAACGCGAATGGTCTGAGAAAGCGAAGGATGTCCGTCAAACCGACCAAAGCCATGGTGCTCGCCGCGGGATTCGGCCTGCGCATGCGTCCGTTGACGGACAAGATGCCGAAGCCGATGGTGCCGGTGGCCGGCCAGCCGCTGCTCGACCACGTGCTCGACAAGCTCGGCCAGGCCGGCGTGACCGAGGCCGTGGTCAACGTGCATTATCTGCCGGACCAGATCATCGACCACGTCTCATCGCGCCAGCATCCGCGCGTGACCATCTCGGACGAGCGCGACCAGGTGCTCGGCACCGGCGGCGGCGTGGTCAAGGCGCTGCCGCTGCTCGGCGATGCCCCGTTCTTCCACGTCAATTCCGACACGCTCTGGATCGACGGCGTGCGCTCGAACCTGACGCGGCTCGCCGAAAACTTCGATCCCGCGCGCATGGACATCCTGCTGCTGATGGCGCCGACCGCGACCAGCATCGGCTATAGCGGCCGCGGCGATTACGGCATGCTGCCCGACGGCGCCCTGCGCAAGCGCAAGGAAAAGGAGATCGTTCCGTTCGTCTATGCCGGCGCGGCGATCCTCTCGCCATCGATCTTCGACGGCGCACCGAAGGGCGAGTTCTCGCTGACCAGGATGTTCGACCGCGCCAACGAGCAGGAGCGGCTGTTCGGCCTCCGCCTCGACGGCGTCTGGATGCATGTCGGCACGCCCGATGCCGTGCATGCCGCGGAAGAGGCGTTTCTGGAGAGCGTGGCCTAGAGCCACGCAAATGGTGCCGTAGAGTGGGCAAAGGCGCCCCTGCGCCGTGCCCACCATCTCTCTCGATCGCCAAAAACGTGGGCACGCTTCGCTTTGCCCACCATATGAGACTGTCATGCCCCGCGAAGGTGGGGCATCCAGTACGCCGCGGCCTCTCGGGTCAAACTCCATCGCCTCTGGAATACTGGATCATCCGCCTTCGCGGATGATGACACCTGTCCAGCCTCGCGAACAGCGGGGACTATCTCCCCTCCACCCATGACCATTTGATCCCGCCTCCCTATATTGCCTGATCTTCCGAATCAGGCAGCTCATGCGCGTCTTCAGCGTTCCCATCTCAGTTCCGTTCCTGCGCACGGTCGTCACGGCCCTGCTCGAGGGCCGCCTGGTCGAGGGGTTCGAGGCGCGCAAGGAACCGGCGCGGCTTGCCGATGCCACGCTGTACCTGCCGACGCGGCGCGCCATGCGCGTCGTCCGCGAGATCTTCCTCGACGAGATGAAGGCCGACGCAGTGGTGCTGCCGCGCATCGTCGCGCTCGGCGACATCGACGAGGACGAGCTCGCTTTCGCTGGTGAAGGCGAGCAATTCTCCGGCGCGACGCCGCTCGACATTCCGCCGCGGCTCGGCGAGCTCGAACGGCGACTGACATTGGCGCAGCTCGTCGCGGCCTGGGCCAAGGGCCCGGTGCTGGCGCCGCTGGTGGTCGGCGGCCCCGCCTCGACGCTTGCGCTCGCCGGCGACCTCGCGCGCCTGATCGACGACATGGTCACGCGCGGCGTCGACTGGAACGCGCTCGACGGCCTCGTGCCTGATAACCTCGACCGCTACTGGCAGCACTCGCTCGAGTTCCTGCGCATCGCACGCATCGCCTGGCCCGGTCATCTCGCCGAAATCAACCGGATCGAGCCGGCGGCGCGGCGCGATCTCCTGATCGCGGCGGAAGCCAAACGGCTGACCGCACATCCGAACGGGCCTGTCATCGCGGCGGGCTCGACCGGCTCGATGCCGGCCACCGCGAAATTCCTGCACGCAGTCGCGGCGCTGCCGCATGGCGCCGTGGTGCTGCCCGGCCTCAACACCGATCTCGACGAGGATTCCTGGCGAACGATCGGCGGCGTGCGCGATGCGCTTGGCAAATTCGCGGAGCCTCCGGCCTCCAACCATCCGCAATATGCCATGAACGCGCTGCTGCAGCGCTTCGGCATCAAGCGCAGCGACGTCGAGATTCTTCAGCCGCCGGCCGAAGGCGGCCGCGACCTGCTCGCCTCCGAATCGATGCGGCCCTCCGCCAAGACGGAAGTCTGGCACGACCGGCTGAAGCAGCCGGATGTCGCCGCAAAGATCGCCGGCGGCATGACGAGGCTAGCGGTCGTCGAAGCTCCCAATCCCGAAATGGAAGCTCTCGCCATCGCGATTGCGATGCGCGAAGCGAGGCATCTCGATAAGACGGCGGCGCTGGTGACGCCCGACCGTGCGCTGGCGCGACGGGTGATGGCCGCGCTCAGCCGATGGGGCCTCGGTTTCGACGATTCCGGCGGCGACGTCCTGATGGAAACCTCCGCCGGAATCTTCGCACGCCTTGCGGCAGAGGCGGCGACGAAGGGATTGGAGCCGCCGACGCTGCTGGCGCTGCTGAAGCATCCGCTCTGCCGGCTCGGCCGCGCGCCCGGCGCGTGGAAGGCGGCGATCGAAGGCCTCGAGCTGGCGGTCTTGCGCGGCACGCGGCCGCCTGCCGGCACGGCCGGCCTCTTGCGCGAATTCAACCGCTTCCGCGAGGAGCTCGCAAAATTGTGGCGGAGCGAGGCCTCCGCGCTGCACCGCGCCGAGCCGCGCGCACGTCTCAAGGCCGAGGATCTCGATCGCATCCAGGGCCTGATCGATGCCCTGCAAAAAGCGCTGGCGCCGATCGAGAGCATGGCGTCATCGAAGCCTTACGACTTCGCCGAGCTCGCGCACCGGCATCGCGAGATCATGATCGAGCTGGCGCGCGACGAGCAGGGCATCCCGCTCGCCTTCGAGGACCGCGAGGGGCTCGCGCTCGCCAGCGCCTTCGATGATCTCCTGCGCGGCGGCACGATCAGCGGATTGATGGTGCAGCTAGCGGACTATCCGGACGTCTTCCAGACCGCGTTCAGTGATCGCGCGGTGCGGCGGCCGGACAGACCAGGCGCGCGGCTGCATATCTACGGCCCGCTGGAGTCGCGCCTGATGCAGGCCGACCGCATCATCGTCGGCGGCCTGATCGAAGGCGTCTGGCCGCCGGCGCCGCGCATCGATCCCTGGCTGAGCCGGCCGATGCGACATGAGCTTGGGCTCGACCTGCCGGAGCGCCGCATCGGCCTCTCCGCGCACGACTTCGCGCAACTGCTCGGCGGCGACGAGGTGATCCTCACCCATTCCGCCAAGGCCGGCGGCGCGCCGGCGGTGGCTTCGCGTTTCCTGCACCGGCTGGAGGCGGTCGCGGGAGATGATCTCTGGACCACGGCGATCCAGGCCGGTGAAAAATACGTGCAGTTCGCGGGCGCGCTGGACCAGCCAGCCGAGGTCAAGCCGATCAAGCAGCCCGAGCCCCGGCCGCCGCGCGCGACGCGCCCGCTCAAGATGTCGGTGACCGCGATCGAGGACTGGCTGCGCGATCCCTACACGATTTACGCAAAGCACATTCTGCGGCTGGATGCGCTCGATCCGGTCGACATGCCGCTCTCGGCGGCCGACCGCGGCTCGGCGATCCATGAGGCGATCGGCGAGTTCACGGAACACTACGCGACGCGCCTGCCTGATGATCCCGCCCGGGTGCTGCGCGCGATCGGCGAGAAGCATTTCGCACCGTTGATGGAGCGCCCCGAGGCGCGGGCGTTGTGGTGGCCGCGCTTCCAGCGCATCGCACGCTGGTTCGGCGAATGGGAGACGGCGCGACGGGATGCGATCGAGGCGATCATGGCCGAGACCCGCGGCGAGATCTCGATCCGGCTCGACAACGCGCGCACCTTCCATCTGTCCGCGCGCGCCGATCGCATCGAGCGGCGCCAGGGCGGCGGCTATGCCATCCTCGACTACAAGACCGGACAGCCGCCGACCGGCAAGCAGGTCCGCATGGGCCTGTCGCCGCAGCTGACGCTGGAGGCGGCGATCCTGCGCGAAGGCGGCTTCCCCGAGATCGACGCGGGTTCGTCGGTGAGCCAACTCGTCTATGTCCGCCTCAGCGGCAACAACCCGCCGGGCGAGGAGCGCATCCTCGAGCTCAAATACAAGCAGGGCGACGAACCGCAGCCGCCGGATACGGCCGCCGCGGAAGCGCGCGCAAAGCTGGAAGCGCTGGTCCGTGCTTTCGAGGACGAGAACCAGCCCTACACATCGCTGAACCTGCCGATGTGGGCGAACCGCTACGGCACCTATGACGACCTCGCCCGGATCAAGGAATGGTCAGCGGCCGGCGGATTGGGGATCGAGGAATGGTGAAGGCGCCCCGCCCCATCCCGGATGAAGTGCGCGCGCGGCAGGCTCGCGCCTCGGACCCGACCGCCTCGGCTTTCGTGTCGGCCAATGCCGGCTCGGGCAAGACGCATGTGCTGGTGCAGCGCGTGATCCGCCTCTTGCTATCAGGCGTGCCGCCGGAAAAGATCCTCTGCATCACCTTCACCAAGGCGGCCGCCGCCAACATGGCCGAGCGCGTGTTCACCACGCTCGGGCATTGGGTGACCCTGGATGACGCCGCGCTCGACGCGGCGATCCGCGCCGTCGGCATCCCGCATCCCAATGCAAAGCTGCGCCGCGACGCGCGAAAACTGTTCGCCTGCGCGCTGGAGACGCCGGGCGGCTTGAAGGTGCAGACCATCCACGCGCTGTGCACGCGCCTGCTGCAGCAATTTCCGTTCG contains:
- the ubiB gene encoding 2-polyprenylphenol 6-hydroxylase; the encoded protein is MISAFTHISRLIRAAFVFAREGVFGSVDPSLVPPPGQLALKLARLVERRGAKHGPRISRALTRMGPAYLKLGQFLATRPDVVGVMMARDLESLQDRLPPFPQDEAEAAIATSLERPLKDIFTTFGPPVAAASIAQVHRGEVLQDGIRKSVAVKVLRPNVAARFRRDLSDFFFVAHKAETYSAEARRLRLIEVINTMSRSVAMEMDLRLEAAALSEMAENTRDDPDFRVPTVDWDRTTHNVLTMEWIDGIALNDHKRLEEARVDLPDLGRKVIQSFLRHALRDGFFHADMHPGNLFLDDAGRLVAVDFGIMGRLGMKERRFLAEILLGFITRDYRRVAEVHFEAGYVPAHHSVENFAQAIRAIGEPIHNRTAEEISMARLLALLLEVTGLFDMRTRPELILLQKTMVVVEGVARGFDPKLDIWKVADPVVREWIERNLGPVGRVQGALAGTGDLARVLMRLPEIAERSVKVLEQLEAMTRDGIRLSPESIAAMGRSEGRKNRWRTVALWIIAATFIGILIAVRNL
- the coaBC gene encoding bifunctional phosphopantothenoylcysteine decarboxylase/phosphopantothenate--cysteine ligase CoaBC produces the protein MASLTIRKLDDTVKTYLRLRSAKNRRSVEEEVRVILRELIEGREEPLTPFSAPPAASAAPTPQRTGAVPEASVTLIIGGGIAAYKSLDLIRRLKERRIEVRCVLTKAAQQFVTPLAVSALSHERVYTDLFDPQSEFDAGHIRLARDCDLIVVAPATADLMAKMANGHADDLASAILLATNRKVLLAPAMNPLMWSNAATRRNVTQLQRDGVVLCGPNSGEMAEAGEAGIGRMSEAIEIANAAERLLRPPVPKPLAGKRVLITAGPTHEPIDPVRYIANRSSGKQGFAIAAAAQAAGAEVILVSGPVDLDDPAGVTVKHVESAREMLEQVQAALPADIAIFAAAVADWRVANEGEQKLKKTSAGMPPLQLVENPDILATISKLTDKRPPLVIGFAAETEHLIDNAKAKFARKGCDWIVANDVSPTTGVMGGDRNTVHLLSRKNGAKDGEITVDSWPVMTKEQVAIELVAHIAKSVTKSREPAS
- the dut gene encoding dUTP diphosphatase, giving the protein MSTEITVELQQLAHAEGLPLPAYQTAEAAGLDLMAAVADGAPLTLAPGQYALVPTGLAIALPPAHEAQVRPRSGLAAKHGVTVLNSPGTIDADYRGEIKVILINHGAAPFVIKRGERIAQLVIAPVVQAALVPVATLSATDRGTGGFGSTGR
- a CDS encoding PAS domain-containing sensor histidine kinase — its product is MSGVIGSMRRTLLSCTSLARNGLLGGALAALLPAAPAEAADLIETLSIMLDFNRQELAVLATALALLGFSVMAAILLMRTRVRTAKNEARLRARIGELQLQADRFGALLFAEPQILISWPAGDNRAQISGDISMVLPRDSSPQRVLAFGTWLPPEPALQMDHAVDALRDRGDGFQLTLSTAHGHTLEAIGRAIGGQAIVRIRELSGLRRELAETNLRYNALSDETEMLRGFAAAAPWPIWAKGENGALTYANPAYVRATEANSVTDAQERKLELLDSADRSAMERGLKEATNFNARLPIVIGGERRIFDVRAVNVGSGSVGVAIDASEADGLSAALVRMAEAHRRTLDQLSSGVAVFDGQRRLAFYNDSYRRLWDLDRSFLDANPDDSSVLDQLRAARKLPEQPDFRAWKAKLHEAYRAVETAKETWYLPDGRALSVVTTPNPEGGVTYLFDDVTESLDLARRFDGLIRVQRETLDSLAEGVAVFGSNGKAQLFNPAFVRMWKLSSDAMRDEPHVQTVEAWCHQLFDDPAVWRQIREAITSIENRADVPLKLERKDGSVLDGMIRPLPDGATMLTFQDITDTENVERALRERNEALEAADQMKVDFVHHVSYELRAPLTTIIGFAHFLSDPSTGPLTPKQAEYLDYVTKSTNALLALTNNILDLATIDAGAMKLELGQVDVSKAIELAAEGIQDRLATDRIRLKVEIAPDVGSFVGDEKRVVQVLYNLLANAVGFSPQDSTVGISARRTERSVVFTVTDSGPGIPADMKDKVFNWFESRSQGSRHRGAGLGLSLVRSFVELHGGKVRVDSIVGRGTVVICDFPTDQAAHRDAAE
- the tsaE gene encoding tRNA (adenosine(37)-N6)-threonylcarbamoyltransferase complex ATPase subunit type 1 TsaE encodes the protein MTEPTKLSVALHNETATAQLMADLALLVGPGDVITLTGDLGAGKTAAARSLIRYLAGDEELEVPSPTFTLVQGYELPPFPVLHADLYRVEDESELEEIGLSPLPDATLVLIEWPERAPSAMPQDRIDIALTHRPALGSSARAADITGSGKGAAVVARLKALREFLDTSGYMDATRRRMAGDASTRSYARLLRDDESVILMNSPQRPDGAALYNGKSYSAAVHLAENVTPFVAVDEGLRAQGLSAPAIHHFDLDHGFLISEDFGSEGVIEGDPPRPIVERYEVAADVLAALHGKTLPETLPLDGQTYAIPVFDIEAMLIEIGLMPEWYLPDRNAALSEAARAELFAMWRELLKKPLAAPRTWIIRDYHSPNLIWLGNRTGIERVGVIDFQDAVLGPQSYDVVSLLQDARIDVPENIELTLLSRYIKARRAADAGFDAAGFAELYAIMSAQRNTRLLGTFARLNRRDGKPHYLRHQPRIWTYLQRSLAHPALGALRDWYLANVPPPQSPPQV
- a CDS encoding PilZ domain-containing protein, which codes for MAAKADQRGNSRVIFERGIPAQMMGIDGTWRRECTMEDVSDSGAKLTIDGSVEGLHLKEFFLLLSSTGLAYRRCELAWLNGDQIGVNFLKVGEKKKKVRSTAVGA
- a CDS encoding nucleotidyltransferase family protein, with the protein product MSVKPTKAMVLAAGFGLRMRPLTDKMPKPMVPVAGQPLLDHVLDKLGQAGVTEAVVNVHYLPDQIIDHVSSRQHPRVTISDERDQVLGTGGGVVKALPLLGDAPFFHVNSDTLWIDGVRSNLTRLAENFDPARMDILLLMAPTATSIGYSGRGDYGMLPDGALRKRKEKEIVPFVYAGAAILSPSIFDGAPKGEFSLTRMFDRANEQERLFGLRLDGVWMHVGTPDAVHAAEEAFLESVA